Part of the Candidatus Thiothrix putei genome, TGAAAACAACCACTTTACTGGCCTCCGTCCTGTTAGTCACCGGACTTGGCTTACCGCTCGCCTCAATGGCTGAAGAGCTACACTCGCGCATTGACATTGATGCCACTGCCGGTGAAACCAGCATCATTATTGCGCCGTTCAGCCCGCTCTCCAAAGTGATCGAAGCGGATCTGCAACGTAGCGGACGCTTTGCCCTGATGGATCCCGCCCGTATTGGGGGTAATTTATCCCCCGAAGCCTTGCGGGCGACCGGCGCAGAATACGCAGTGGTCGGCAGTCATAACGGGGATATGAATTTCCAACTGATCAATTTACGCACCGGGCAAGCGGAAGGCGCATTTCGCATTCCGTCACACCAAAACCAACGCCGCATGGCACACAAAGCCGCCGATCTCGTTTTTGAAAAACTCACCGGTGTTAAAGGCGCATTCGATACCCGCATCGCCTACGTATCCGCCAGTGGCCCTGCGAAAAACCAAACCTACCAACTGATCGTGTCGGATGCGGACGGTTTCACCCCCCGCACCATCGTTTCCTCACGCAAGCCGGTCATGTCACCCAGTTGGTCACCCGATGGCCGACAAGTGGCTTACGTCTCCTACGAAACCGGACGACCGGTGGTATACGCCCAAGACTTAGCCTCAGGCAGTAAGCGCACCATTTCTGACCCGAACCGCTCCAGCATTTCCCCCTCTTGGTCGCCGGATGGGCGCTCCATTGCCTACAGCGTGGCAGAACGGGGCAATTACAACATCGTCGTGGCAGGCGCGAATGGTGGCGGCGCACGCCAAATTACCAATACACGCGGTATCAATGCAGAACCACAATGGGCAGACAGCAATACGATTGTGTTTACCTCTGACCGCAGCGGGCAACCCCAACTGTACAAAATCACTGCGAGTGGTGGTAGTGAAAGCCGCATGTCCTTCAGTGGCGGCTATAACGCCGGAGCCAGTATTGCAGGCAATAGTGTCGCAATGGTACGGCAAAATGGCGGCACATCCAGCATCACCATTATGGATGCCGCGACCAAACAAGAGCGTACTATTTCGCGCGGTACACAAGACGATTCACCTGCCATTTCCCCCAATGGCATGATGGTGTTGTACGCCACGGATGCCGGTGGACGCAACTCCCTAGCCGTTGCCAGTGACAATGGTAAAGCCCACCAAAGCCTGTATTCACAGGCTGGTGATGTACGCGACCCCGCGTGGTCCCCCTACCTTGATTAATGAATAGCGAGATGAGTGTTATGAATAGGAAAGCATTAGCAATGTCAGTATTGGTTGCCGCATTAAGTATTACTGGCTGCCAACAAGTTCCGCCGAATGGTGCAGGCACAGGCGGTACAACAGGTAGTGGTTATGGAACCGGCGGTGGCTACGGCACAGGCGGCTATGGCACGGGTGGCACTTACGGGAACGGCTACGGCACAGGTACTGGGCAATACACACCCGCAGAACTGCGCAACCCCAACAGCATTCTCGCGCAACGGGTCATTTACTTCGACCTTGACCGCTCGGAGATCAAACCGGAGTACATGAATATCCTCAATGCTCACGCCTCTTTACTTGCCGCCTACCCTAACCTGCGGGTACGGTTAGAAGGCCATGCAGACGAACGTGGCTCACGCGAATACAACGTCGCCCTGTCTGAACGGCGCGGCTATTCAGTACTCGATTACATGCAAGTCAAAGGCAGCAGCAGCAACCAGATGGAAGTCATCGGTTATGGCGAAGAAGTTCCT contains:
- the tolB gene encoding Tol-Pal system beta propeller repeat protein TolB is translated as MKTTTLLASVLLVTGLGLPLASMAEELHSRIDIDATAGETSIIIAPFSPLSKVIEADLQRSGRFALMDPARIGGNLSPEALRATGAEYAVVGSHNGDMNFQLINLRTGQAEGAFRIPSHQNQRRMAHKAADLVFEKLTGVKGAFDTRIAYVSASGPAKNQTYQLIVSDADGFTPRTIVSSRKPVMSPSWSPDGRQVAYVSYETGRPVVYAQDLASGSKRTISDPNRSSISPSWSPDGRSIAYSVAERGNYNIVVAGANGGGARQITNTRGINAEPQWADSNTIVFTSDRSGQPQLYKITASGGSESRMSFSGGYNAGASIAGNSVAMVRQNGGTSSITIMDAATKQERTISRGTQDDSPAISPNGMMVLYATDAGGRNSLAVASDNGKAHQSLYSQAGDVRDPAWSPYLD
- the pal gene encoding peptidoglycan-associated lipoprotein Pal; protein product: MNRKALAMSVLVAALSITGCQQVPPNGAGTGGTTGSGYGTGGGYGTGGYGTGGTYGNGYGTGTGQYTPAELRNPNSILAQRVIYFDLDRSEIKPEYMNILNAHASLLAAYPNLRVRLEGHADERGSREYNVALSERRGYSVLDYMQVKGSSSNQMEVIGYGEEVPAVFGHNESAWGKNRRVEIKYAGE